One window of the Blastocatellia bacterium genome contains the following:
- the plsY gene encoding glycerol-3-phosphate 1-O-acyltransferase PlsY, with protein sequence MILLSRKGGEAMLMRSMFGMIGAYLLGSIPFGYLLVKYVFTDRVDVRTIGSRSIGATNVSRIAGAKGGILTGLLDIGKGMAAVVFAGKLTANDPWWMGMAVVLAVTGHIFPVWIGFRGGKGVATGAGGYLLLSPLAVLSGLVLWAVIVYAKRYVSLGSIFATASIPFWIWFWGEKVLRHPQQEIQPLVVTAALTGALIIFRHRENIRRLLAGTERKLGARVS encoded by the coding sequence ATGATTCTGCTTTCGCGGAAAGGGGGGGAAGCGATGCTCATGCGTTCCATGTTCGGCATGATTGGCGCGTATCTTCTCGGCTCGATCCCCTTCGGATATTTGCTGGTCAAGTACGTCTTCACGGATCGCGTTGACGTGCGGACGATCGGGAGTCGGAGCATCGGGGCGACGAACGTGAGTCGGATCGCAGGAGCGAAAGGGGGGATCCTTACGGGACTGCTGGACATTGGGAAGGGGATGGCGGCTGTTGTGTTCGCGGGGAAGCTGACGGCGAACGATCCCTGGTGGATGGGGATGGCGGTGGTGTTGGCCGTCACCGGGCATATCTTTCCGGTGTGGATCGGGTTTCGAGGGGGAAAGGGCGTAGCGACGGGAGCAGGGGGGTATCTGCTCCTCTCTCCACTGGCCGTGCTCTCGGGGCTCGTGCTCTGGGCGGTGATCGTGTATGCGAAGCGATACGTCTCGCTCGGCTCCATCTTCGCGACGGCCTCGATCCCCTTTTGGATCTGGTTTTGGGGGGAGAAGGTCTTGCGCCATCCGCAGCAAGAGATTCAACCCCTGGTCGTGACCGCCGCCTTAACCGGAGCATTGATCATCTTCCGGCATCGGGAGAACATTCGGCGGCTGCTGGCCGGCACGGAGCGTAAGCTTGGAGCCCGCGTGTCATGA
- a CDS encoding biotin transporter BioY, whose product MTMKALVQRRTLLEYLVAESAWLSRILAVVGFSFLVALSAQWAIPLPFTPVPITAQTAIVLLGGMVLGRRLGALAILLYLGEGAMGWPVFAGGRGGLAHLMGPTGGYLLGFVLAAYVTGALAERGWDRRWATAVAAMAIGQMVIYLTGLLGLLRFASPERALALGVWPFLLGDLLKILLAAGFLPIAWRVLGRSIGRTF is encoded by the coding sequence ATGACGATGAAAGCGCTCGTCCAGAGACGGACGTTGTTGGAATATCTCGTGGCCGAAAGCGCTTGGCTCAGCCGGATTCTCGCCGTCGTGGGCTTCAGCTTCTTGGTCGCGCTCTCGGCGCAATGGGCGATTCCGCTGCCGTTCACGCCCGTGCCGATCACGGCGCAGACGGCGATCGTCCTGTTAGGGGGGATGGTGCTCGGACGTCGTCTGGGCGCGTTGGCGATACTCCTCTATCTGGGAGAGGGGGCTATGGGGTGGCCCGTTTTCGCCGGAGGACGCGGCGGCCTGGCTCACCTCATGGGACCGACGGGAGGGTATCTCTTGGGATTCGTCCTCGCCGCCTATGTGACGGGTGCCCTAGCTGAACGCGGCTGGGATCGCCGATGGGCGACGGCGGTAGCCGCGATGGCGATCGGGCAAATGGTCATTTATCTCACCGGACTTTTGGGGCTCCTCCGATTCGCGTCTCCGGAGCGCGCTTTGGCGCTTGGAGTTTGGCCCTTTCTGCTCGGCGATCTGCTGAAGATCCTCCTGGCGGCCGGATTCCTCCCCATCGCCTGGAGAGTCCTTGGTCGCTCGATCGGGAGAACCTTTTGA
- a CDS encoding leucyl aminopeptidase: MRIKPDFRKFHEVDVEALCISLFEGEGLEEALLRELDQRLRGVLAAALTAGEVKGKFGETLYVPTMGALAASRVLFVGAGKRSEFTFDTIRQVAGTAARFLRQRGIRSMALLRRSTLDLSKSAQAAVEGVLLGLFDPGTYKTQEKEERTIEEVRLVAEGESEIEIQRGIERGMILAKATNFARNLVNEPASVLTPVEMARRAEDMAARYGLDIEVLDEARIKELGMGAFLGVARGSDEPARLIVLRYIPEGDEAFLSRLPTIALLGKGITFDSGGISLKPAAGMEQMKYDMAGGAAVLGALRAIAQLRPKIKVLGLVPATENMPSGRAQKPGDVVRTMSGKTVEVIDTDAEGRLILADAITYARQLGAQTIVDLATLTGACIVALGSVYAAIFGNDQSLVDRVIAAGREAGEKLWPLPLDPEYREQLKSQIADIKNVGGRKAGAITAAYFLKEFAEETPWAHLDIAGTAWLEENKPYLASGPTGMGVRTLAHFVCQEAERESSERS; encoded by the coding sequence ATGCGCATCAAGCCGGACTTTCGGAAATTCCACGAGGTGGACGTAGAGGCATTGTGCATCAGCCTCTTTGAGGGAGAAGGTCTTGAAGAGGCGCTCCTTCGCGAGCTGGATCAACGATTACGCGGTGTACTCGCCGCCGCTTTGACCGCTGGCGAAGTGAAGGGGAAATTCGGCGAGACGCTCTACGTGCCGACGATGGGTGCACTGGCGGCCTCGCGCGTCCTCTTCGTCGGCGCAGGGAAACGTTCCGAGTTCACCTTCGATACGATTCGCCAGGTGGCCGGCACAGCCGCCCGTTTCTTGCGCCAGCGGGGTATACGCTCCATGGCGCTGCTGCGCCGATCCACGCTCGATCTGAGTAAGAGCGCGCAGGCGGCCGTCGAAGGCGTCCTGTTGGGCCTCTTCGATCCGGGCACTTACAAGACGCAGGAGAAGGAGGAGCGAACGATCGAGGAAGTGCGTCTGGTGGCCGAGGGAGAATCGGAGATCGAGATCCAACGCGGGATCGAGCGCGGCATGATCCTGGCCAAAGCGACGAATTTCGCGCGGAATCTCGTCAATGAGCCAGCGAGTGTCCTCACTCCCGTGGAGATGGCGCGCCGGGCCGAAGATATGGCCGCGCGGTACGGATTGGATATTGAAGTGCTCGATGAAGCGCGGATAAAAGAGCTGGGCATGGGAGCGTTCCTGGGCGTCGCGCGGGGGAGCGATGAACCGGCGCGCTTGATCGTGCTGCGCTACATCCCTGAGGGGGATGAGGCGTTCTTGAGTCGCTTGCCGACGATCGCTCTGCTCGGCAAGGGGATCACGTTCGATTCCGGAGGCATCTCGCTCAAACCAGCCGCCGGGATGGAGCAGATGAAATACGATATGGCCGGCGGCGCGGCCGTGCTCGGCGCGTTGCGAGCGATCGCGCAATTGCGGCCGAAGATCAAAGTGCTGGGACTTGTGCCCGCTACCGAGAACATGCCCAGCGGACGCGCGCAGAAGCCGGGCGACGTCGTTCGCACGATGAGCGGCAAGACGGTCGAGGTGATCGACACCGATGCGGAGGGGCGGCTCATCTTAGCCGACGCCATTACTTACGCGCGTCAGCTCGGCGCGCAGACGATCGTTGATCTGGCGACGCTCACGGGCGCGTGCATCGTCGCTCTGGGCTCCGTCTACGCGGCTATCTTTGGCAACGATCAGTCGCTCGTCGATCGGGTGATCGCGGCCGGACGCGAGGCGGGCGAGAAACTCTGGCCTCTGCCACTGGATCCCGAATATCGGGAACAGCTCAAGAGCCAGATCGCCGATATCAAGAACGTCGGCGGGCGCAAGGCCGGGGCCATCACGGCGGCGTATTTCTTGAAGGAGTTCGCCGAGGAAACGCCGTGGGCGCACTTGGATATTGCGGGAACGGCGTGGCTTGAGGAGAACAAGCCCTATTTGGCGAGCGGACCGACGGGCATGGGCGTGCGGACGCTCGCGCACTTCGTCTGCCAAGAGGCCGAGAGGGAGTCGTCCGAGCGTTCGTGA
- a CDS encoding NAD-dependent epimerase/dehydratase family protein, protein MRILVLGGTRFFGLQLVHRLVEEGHQVTILTRGRTPASLPPSVERLAGDRQQATALREAVGTRTWDVVIDNIGFTAEDSRLAIEVFAGRTRRFLFTSTAAVYSCLEGVMNPYREDDTERLPERAQARGDPRLAYGFGKLEAERVLQRAYREQGFPVTILRLPVVIGPRDHTLRAYSYWVRLKDHAPLILPDGGRTDCRFIFSGDVVRAFLRLLEEERSIGHVYNFAQEEIVSVREFVKLSAEILETRVETVDIPLQWLRAQGIAPAFSPYSASRSWILDISKAQWELGWRSTPWREWMRASIEWFEREYQGPPPENYFHRAEELQLIERWRRMTAV, encoded by the coding sequence ATGCGAATTTTGGTCCTCGGCGGAACGCGATTTTTCGGTCTGCAACTGGTTCATCGGCTGGTGGAGGAAGGCCATCAGGTGACGATATTGACGCGCGGGCGCACGCCAGCGTCATTGCCGCCTTCGGTCGAGCGACTCGCGGGAGATCGGCAACAGGCCACTGCGCTCCGAGAGGCCGTAGGCACGAGGACCTGGGATGTCGTCATAGATAACATCGGCTTCACGGCCGAAGACAGTCGTCTCGCCATCGAAGTCTTCGCTGGGCGGACAAGGCGCTTCCTCTTCACGAGTACGGCGGCCGTATATTCCTGTCTCGAGGGGGTAATGAATCCCTATCGCGAGGACGATACGGAGCGGCTTCCCGAGCGAGCACAAGCTCGCGGGGATCCGCGATTGGCCTATGGATTCGGGAAATTGGAGGCCGAGCGGGTCCTGCAGCGGGCGTATCGAGAGCAGGGATTCCCCGTCACGATCCTCCGCCTGCCCGTTGTCATCGGCCCTCGCGATCATACGTTGCGAGCGTACAGCTACTGGGTGCGCCTGAAGGATCACGCGCCGCTCATCCTTCCCGATGGCGGGCGCACGGATTGTCGCTTCATCTTTTCGGGAGACGTCGTGCGGGCATTCCTTCGACTCCTGGAGGAGGAGCGGAGCATCGGACACGTGTATAACTTCGCTCAGGAGGAGATCGTCTCGGTGCGCGAGTTCGTCAAACTCTCGGCCGAGATTTTGGAGACCAGGGTCGAGACGGTAGACATTCCTCTCCAATGGCTGCGCGCGCAGGGGATCGCTCCCGCGTTCTCTCCGTATTCGGCTTCCCGCTCGTGGATCCTGGACATCTCGAAAGCGCAATGGGAGCTGGGGTGGCGGTCCACCCCGTGGCGCGAGTGGATGCGCGCGAGCATCGAATGGTTTGAGCGCGAGTATCAGGGACCGCCACCAGAGAATTATTTTCATCGGGCCGAAGAGCTGCAGCTTATCGAACGTTGGCGACGGATGACAGCCGTATGA
- the smpB gene encoding SsrA-binding protein SmpB, giving the protein MEKTIATNRQAYHNYDLLETYECGVVLTGTEVKSIREGRINLKDAYAIIRNGEAWLVNAHISPYPHGGRLNHEPTRTRKLLLHKSEILRLMGKVQEKGLTLIPTRCYLKNGRVKFEIALARGRKLHDKREAARRKAIERETEVILKAFRR; this is encoded by the coding sequence ATGGAGAAGACCATCGCGACGAATCGTCAGGCCTATCACAACTACGATCTCTTGGAGACCTACGAGTGCGGTGTCGTGCTCACTGGCACGGAGGTGAAATCCATTCGCGAGGGGCGGATCAACCTGAAGGACGCCTATGCTATAATCCGCAATGGCGAAGCGTGGCTGGTGAATGCGCACATCAGTCCGTATCCACACGGCGGACGGCTCAACCATGAGCCGACGCGCACGCGCAAGCTGCTTTTGCATAAGTCGGAGATCTTGCGCTTGATGGGGAAGGTGCAGGAGAAAGGGCTCACGCTCATCCCGACGCGCTGTTACCTGAAGAATGGACGGGTGAAGTTCGAGATCGCGTTGGCGCGCGGGCGCAAACTGCACGATAAGCGCGAAGCCGCACGTCGTAAGGCCATTGAGCGCGAGACGGAGGTGATTTTGAAAGCGTTCAGGAGGTGA
- a CDS encoding NAD(P)-dependent glycerol-3-phosphate dehydrogenase has protein sequence MNETVHRVAIIGAGSWGTALSILAARRGHIVTLWSHEPEVAAAIRERRENPVYLPGALVPSQVRVTTSLEEALESADVVISAIPSHVCRSIYERMRPWLHPQLIFVSATKGLEVETQMRMSEVLREVLRDQFEPRVVVLSGPSFAQEVARGDPTAVVAASYPLEYSQLVQRLLSGPSFRIYASPDVVGVEIGGAVKNVIAIGAGVVAGLGWGNNSIAALITRGLAEMTRLVVALGGRAETMAGLAGVGDLVLTCTGQLSRNRQVGIELGRGRKLSDILANMRQVAEGVRTTRAVYRLSQRLGVEMPITASIYALLYEGRDPRDVAAALMERPLKREI, from the coding sequence ATGAACGAAACCGTTCACCGCGTGGCGATCATCGGCGCCGGAAGTTGGGGGACGGCCCTCTCGATCTTAGCGGCGAGGCGGGGGCACATTGTCACGCTCTGGAGCCACGAACCGGAAGTTGCTGCGGCGATCCGCGAACGGCGGGAGAATCCGGTGTATTTGCCGGGAGCGCTCGTCCCCTCGCAGGTGCGGGTGACGACGTCGCTGGAAGAGGCGCTGGAGAGCGCGGACGTGGTGATCTCCGCTATTCCTTCGCACGTGTGTCGCTCGATCTATGAGCGCATGCGTCCGTGGTTGCATCCGCAGCTCATCTTCGTGAGTGCGACCAAGGGGCTCGAAGTGGAGACGCAAATGCGGATGTCGGAGGTCCTGCGCGAAGTCTTGCGCGATCAGTTCGAGCCGCGTGTGGTAGTGCTCTCCGGTCCGAGCTTCGCACAAGAGGTCGCGCGCGGCGATCCGACGGCTGTCGTCGCCGCTTCCTATCCGTTGGAGTACAGTCAATTGGTGCAGCGATTGCTCTCGGGACCGTCGTTTCGAATCTACGCGAGCCCCGATGTCGTCGGGGTGGAAATCGGGGGTGCTGTGAAGAACGTCATCGCGATCGGCGCCGGTGTGGTCGCGGGCTTGGGATGGGGAAACAATAGCATTGCGGCTCTCATCACGCGGGGGTTAGCGGAGATGACGCGCTTGGTTGTGGCGCTCGGCGGGCGCGCCGAGACGATGGCTGGCCTGGCGGGTGTAGGCGATTTGGTGCTCACGTGTACAGGACAGCTCTCGCGGAATCGGCAGGTCGGCATCGAATTGGGACGTGGACGGAAATTGTCGGACATTCTCGCGAACATGCGACAAGTGGCCGAAGGCGTGCGAACGACGCGCGCCGTCTATCGCCTCAGTCAACGGCTCGGCGTGGAGATGCCCATCACGGCGAGCATTTACGCCCTGCTCTATGAGGGGCGCGATCCCCGCGACGTCGCTGCTGCGCTCATGGAGCGCCCCCTCAAGCGGGAGATCTGA
- the smc gene encoding chromosome segregation protein SMC: protein MWRLERIELHGFKSFCDLTELTFPNAITAIVGPNGCGKSNIADAIAWVLGEQSARSLRGTRMEDVIFQGTRARPPLGMAEVTLTLVATEEVRLREEEAGEEASEDKAPQASRRSWPVAIIPAGTVVTISRRLYRSGESEYLIDGQPVRLRDIYDLFAGTGLGPGHYALIGQDRVTALIQAKPSERRAVIEEAAGITRLKLRERTTELRLESARQNLVRLNDLIAEVERQVGTLKRQAARARRYRRLREELRALLRQLFRFEAQRLDADLAAADERIAALERARADVMAEIATLEAEQQRLVQEERAREARIASTRERLAQIEVELERVRGQAAQCETQLEDLRVRERALEREEEEVQQRLGIVVAEIARLTEEMEKVIREIATHEEEMRGEQAQYERALAFVAEHERELEQMRAHHVQAIATAAHWHNVGQQLLETSRRLEAQLRRLETERERAAAREAQLLTDRESLLRALESQRREGEMLRAAYEEAQHHLENVRQQEEQVRAARAEAEKAAIAVENRLASLLELDERFAYASRAVQYLFEFHRQNGHVRLLGTLADILRVAPEDERMVEGFLGERLQAILVPSLDDAQAALTILESAQAGRAHFLVLEEGEAADGRGEMEEIPELNGFFRALGATPALARALVRAFPECERVEIAQDLETAIRRSAEDPNRIFLTREGTWVRGGTLLVGGRGGEQPVGILAVKREIRDLHTRREELAERLDEVRREQQELEGAVQYWLQESAQRKTALEECERVLREHEQHLSEVERDLARARQHLAVIEFEHAEAERERERVRQEYAHALAERERAEERLRALEAEHRARQAALAEQRRQNEALAERMAALRVQLAAKGERRQAIHGQVRRLEQERHHLLRRLEELRLERASLRHEQEQCTERQRALTQRERELEEARERAEAEVRHAMEHLSGAHVAVDALAARLAQQREQESRLRDRLQQEEIARAQLVAERRHVSESCQIELGQSLDEVLSIGEESGPTGDAHAVRARIAEVRRKLEELGPINLMAVEELQQAEERLAFLRAQREDVERSIASTEEALREIRRRARHRFLAAFEAINEHFDEVFRELFGGGRAEMLLLDAENVLESGIDILAQPPGKRLQNLQLLSGGEKALTALALLLAIFRYRPSPFCVLDEVDAPLDDMNIARFARQIVQMSHRTQFILITHNKGTMEIADVLYGVTMEEPGVSKVVSVRLQ from the coding sequence ATGTGGAGATTGGAACGGATCGAACTGCATGGGTTCAAGTCCTTCTGCGATTTGACGGAGCTGACCTTCCCGAACGCGATCACGGCGATCGTGGGACCAAACGGATGCGGCAAGAGTAACATCGCCGATGCCATCGCGTGGGTACTCGGGGAGCAGAGCGCGCGATCTCTCCGCGGGACGCGCATGGAGGACGTGATTTTTCAAGGCACGCGCGCACGCCCTCCTCTGGGGATGGCGGAGGTCACCCTCACGCTCGTGGCGACGGAGGAAGTCCGGCTTCGGGAAGAGGAGGCGGGGGAAGAAGCCTCGGAGGACAAAGCGCCACAGGCGTCACGCCGGTCCTGGCCAGTAGCGATCATTCCGGCGGGCACGGTGGTGACGATCAGCCGACGCCTGTATCGTTCCGGCGAGAGCGAATACTTGATTGATGGTCAACCGGTCCGTTTGCGCGATATCTACGATCTGTTCGCTGGAACGGGACTAGGGCCTGGACATTATGCGTTGATCGGTCAGGATCGGGTGACGGCACTTATCCAAGCCAAGCCTTCAGAGCGTCGGGCAGTAATCGAAGAAGCGGCAGGAATCACGCGACTCAAGTTGCGAGAGCGCACGACCGAGCTGCGGTTGGAATCGGCGCGACAGAACCTGGTGCGCTTGAACGATCTCATCGCGGAGGTCGAACGTCAGGTGGGGACCTTGAAGCGACAAGCAGCGCGCGCACGTCGGTATCGGCGGCTCCGCGAGGAGCTGCGGGCGCTCTTGCGGCAGCTCTTTCGATTCGAGGCGCAGCGCCTGGACGCGGATCTGGCCGCTGCGGATGAGCGGATCGCAGCGCTCGAGCGCGCGCGGGCGGACGTGATGGCGGAGATCGCGACCTTGGAAGCCGAGCAGCAACGGCTCGTTCAGGAAGAGCGCGCTCGCGAAGCGCGGATCGCTTCCACCCGCGAGCGCTTGGCGCAAATCGAGGTTGAGTTGGAGCGCGTGAGGGGACAAGCGGCGCAGTGCGAGACGCAGTTGGAAGACCTTCGCGTGCGCGAGCGCGCCTTGGAACGCGAAGAGGAAGAGGTCCAGCAGCGTCTGGGGATCGTTGTCGCTGAGATCGCCCGGCTCACGGAGGAGATGGAGAAGGTCATTCGCGAGATCGCCACGCATGAGGAGGAGATGCGCGGCGAGCAGGCGCAGTACGAACGCGCCTTAGCGTTTGTGGCCGAGCACGAGCGAGAGCTAGAGCAAATGCGCGCCCACCATGTGCAGGCCATCGCAACGGCTGCGCATTGGCACAACGTCGGCCAGCAGCTTTTGGAGACCTCGCGACGTTTGGAGGCGCAGCTTCGTCGCCTGGAGACGGAACGGGAGCGCGCCGCCGCGCGAGAGGCGCAGCTTCTCACGGATCGAGAGTCTCTGCTTCGCGCGCTCGAATCGCAGCGTCGCGAAGGTGAGATGCTTCGAGCGGCCTACGAGGAAGCGCAGCATCATTTGGAGAACGTTCGCCAACAAGAAGAGCAGGTGCGCGCGGCACGAGCCGAGGCTGAGAAGGCAGCGATCGCCGTCGAGAATCGCTTGGCCTCGCTCCTTGAATTGGACGAACGATTCGCCTACGCCTCTCGCGCGGTGCAATACCTTTTCGAGTTCCATCGGCAGAACGGTCACGTGCGCCTGTTGGGAACGCTAGCCGATATCCTTCGCGTTGCCCCAGAGGACGAACGCATGGTCGAAGGATTTTTGGGCGAACGGTTGCAGGCGATCCTCGTTCCTTCGCTCGACGATGCGCAAGCAGCGCTCACCATCTTGGAGTCTGCTCAAGCTGGACGGGCGCATTTTCTGGTGCTCGAAGAGGGAGAGGCAGCCGATGGTCGGGGGGAGATGGAGGAAATTCCGGAGCTCAATGGCTTCTTCCGAGCTTTGGGGGCGACGCCAGCTCTGGCGCGCGCACTCGTGCGAGCCTTCCCGGAGTGCGAACGGGTTGAGATCGCGCAGGATCTCGAAACGGCCATTCGGCGATCCGCAGAGGATCCGAATCGCATCTTCCTGACGCGAGAAGGGACATGGGTGCGCGGGGGAACGCTCTTGGTTGGCGGCCGAGGAGGGGAGCAGCCGGTGGGCATTCTCGCCGTGAAGCGGGAGATTCGCGACCTCCACACCCGCCGCGAGGAGCTGGCCGAGCGACTTGATGAAGTCCGACGGGAGCAACAAGAGTTGGAGGGCGCTGTTCAATATTGGCTCCAGGAAAGCGCGCAGCGGAAGACGGCGCTCGAGGAGTGCGAGCGCGTCCTTCGCGAGCACGAGCAACACCTTTCGGAAGTGGAGCGTGACCTGGCGCGCGCGCGCCAACATCTGGCAGTGATCGAATTCGAGCACGCGGAGGCCGAACGAGAACGAGAACGCGTGCGGCAGGAATATGCGCATGCGCTCGCTGAGCGAGAGCGGGCCGAAGAGCGCCTTCGCGCCCTCGAAGCGGAGCACCGCGCTCGCCAAGCGGCGTTGGCCGAGCAGCGTCGGCAGAACGAAGCTCTGGCCGAGCGAATGGCAGCGCTGCGCGTCCAGCTGGCGGCGAAGGGGGAGCGGCGTCAGGCCATACATGGTCAGGTGCGGCGCTTGGAGCAAGAACGTCACCATTTGCTTCGACGCCTCGAAGAATTACGTCTGGAACGCGCGAGCCTTCGCCACGAACAGGAACAATGCACAGAGCGACAGCGCGCGCTCACGCAGCGTGAACGGGAGCTGGAGGAAGCCCGAGAACGGGCGGAGGCGGAAGTGCGCCACGCGATGGAGCACTTGAGCGGAGCGCACGTGGCCGTGGATGCTTTGGCAGCGCGCCTGGCGCAACAGCGCGAGCAAGAATCGCGACTGCGGGATCGCTTGCAGCAAGAGGAGATCGCGCGCGCTCAACTCGTGGCGGAGCGCCGCCACGTGAGCGAGAGCTGTCAGATCGAACTCGGGCAAAGCTTGGACGAAGTGCTCTCCATCGGAGAGGAATCGGGACCGACCGGTGATGCGCACGCCGTGCGCGCGCGAATTGCCGAGGTGCGGCGAAAACTCGAAGAGCTGGGGCCGATTAATCTCATGGCCGTGGAGGAGCTGCAGCAAGCCGAGGAACGACTCGCCTTCCTTCGCGCGCAACGCGAGGATGTCGAGCGCTCGATCGCCTCGACCGAAGAGGCGCTTCGCGAGATCCGACGGCGCGCGCGCCACCGTTTCCTTGCGGCTTTCGAGGCGATCAATGAGCACTTCGACGAAGTCTTTCGCGAACTCTTCGGCGGAGGACGTGCCGAGATGCTGCTGCTCGATGCGGAGAACGTGTTGGAGAGCGGCATCGACATCCTTGCCCAACCTCCGGGCAAGCGCCTTCAGAATCTTCAGCTCCTCTCCGGAGGGGAAAAAGCGCTCACGGCGTTGGCGCTGCTCCTGGCGATCTTCCGTTATCGGCCGAGCCCCTTCTGCGTGCTCGATGAAGTGGACGCGCCGCTGGATGATATGAACATCGCCCGCTTCGCGCGTCAGATTGTTCAAATGAGCCATCGCACGCAATTCATCCTCATCACGCACAACAAGGGGACGATGGAGATCGCCGATGTCCTCTACGGCGTGACGATGGAAGAGCCGGGTGTTTCCAAGGTCGTCTCCGTTCGATTACAATAG